The Armatimonas rosea genome includes a window with the following:
- a CDS encoding ATP-grasp domain-containing protein, with amino-acid sequence MLAETLPRRGIPVTLFTAKQLARRQLALTPESLVAGSIDSVRSALKQLKIPLPEPHDYPDCLRPYLHRRVWTSTLGAELDRAADGAAPRFLKPAGHTKRFTGFVLESTADFWQAVGVSRSLPVCCSEVVAWRSEWRVFVLDGMVLDIRHYAGDSTALPERSVMEQAIATLTASKTHVRAYAIDFGVLATGQTALVEVNDGFSLGSYGLAPALYTDLTIARWEELLEASEA; translated from the coding sequence TTGTTGGCAGAAACCCTCCCGCGACGCGGGATTCCGGTCACACTCTTCACCGCCAAGCAGCTCGCACGCCGCCAGCTGGCGCTTACCCCCGAGAGCCTAGTCGCGGGCTCCATCGACTCCGTGCGGAGCGCACTGAAGCAGCTCAAAATCCCCCTTCCTGAGCCCCACGACTACCCGGACTGCCTCCGCCCCTACCTGCACCGCCGTGTCTGGACCAGCACGCTGGGAGCGGAGCTGGACCGCGCCGCCGACGGTGCCGCGCCGCGCTTTCTTAAGCCTGCAGGGCATACCAAGCGCTTCACCGGCTTTGTTCTGGAGAGCACCGCGGACTTCTGGCAAGCTGTCGGCGTCTCGCGGAGCCTCCCTGTCTGCTGCAGCGAGGTGGTCGCCTGGCGCTCCGAGTGGCGGGTATTTGTGCTCGATGGCATGGTGCTCGATATCCGGCACTACGCGGGTGACAGCACAGCGCTCCCCGAGCGGTCCGTGATGGAGCAGGCAATCGCCACGCTCACGGCGTCAAAGACCCATGTCCGGGCCTATGCCATCGACTTTGGCGTCCTCGCAACCGGGCAGACCGCGCTGGTCGAGGTTAACGATGGGTTCTCCCTGGGGAGCTACGGCCTCGCCCCGGCACTCTACACCGACCTGACGATTGCACGCTGGGAGGAACTACTTGAAGCCTCCGAAGCATAG
- a CDS encoding R3H domain-containing nucleic acid-binding protein — translation MILSVLPERVHAALAPHLVEHSDLLELVLDLGRPAEARFGNNLQIELLPASDDPLDPANEVTLEDIDHITERISDFGFDNRAGIERTLHRISCIRNRRDRVVGLTLRIGRAVFGTVDIIRDIVESGKSILMLGRPGVGKTTKLREVARILSSEFRKRVVIVDTSNEIAGDGDIPHPAIGRSRRMQVKRPEEQHAVMIEAVENHMPQVIVIDEIGTEQEAFAARTIAERGVQLVGTAHGNTLENLLLNPTLSDLVGGIQSVTLGDEEAKRRGTQKTVLERKAPPTFDVIIEILEVDKLAIHHDVAKVVDKMLRGQQPRPEIRVRNTGGVVEVVQKAELPPDRPGERTGGTYGMTFDPEPISPSYDEGRGRGMGTERGMGSERSAGSDVKSIGTSGKTVHLFPYGVSRSRLERAMANLRVPGVVARDMKDADLIVALKATFRREPSKIHEARNKNIPTFVVRSNTYIQIESALREVFGLQPTVLPTDEEAAIAEASDAIEHVQETGEAVELAPQNAYVRRLQHQLVERAELGSESIGVEPRRRLKILPAHQR, via the coding sequence ATGATCCTCTCGGTCCTCCCCGAGCGCGTGCACGCCGCCCTTGCGCCGCATCTCGTCGAGCACTCCGACCTCTTAGAGCTGGTCCTGGACCTGGGGCGCCCCGCCGAGGCGCGCTTTGGCAACAACCTCCAGATCGAGCTCTTGCCGGCCAGCGACGATCCCCTGGACCCGGCCAATGAGGTGACGCTGGAGGACATCGACCACATCACCGAGCGCATCTCCGACTTTGGCTTTGATAACCGCGCCGGGATCGAGCGGACGCTGCACCGCATCTCCTGCATCCGCAACCGCCGGGATCGCGTGGTCGGGCTGACCCTGCGCATTGGCCGCGCGGTGTTTGGGACCGTGGACATCATCCGCGATATTGTCGAGAGCGGAAAGTCCATCCTCATGCTGGGCCGACCGGGCGTGGGCAAGACCACCAAGCTGCGAGAAGTGGCGCGCATTCTCTCGTCGGAGTTTCGCAAGCGGGTCGTGATCGTGGACACGTCCAATGAGATCGCCGGCGATGGCGACATCCCGCATCCGGCGATTGGGCGCTCCCGGCGCATGCAGGTCAAGCGGCCGGAGGAGCAGCACGCGGTGATGATTGAGGCGGTGGAGAACCACATGCCGCAGGTAATCGTCATCGACGAGATCGGCACCGAGCAGGAGGCCTTCGCCGCCCGCACGATCGCCGAGCGCGGCGTGCAGCTCGTGGGAACGGCCCACGGCAACACGCTGGAGAACCTGCTGCTCAACCCCACCCTCTCCGACCTAGTCGGCGGGATTCAGTCCGTCACCCTGGGCGATGAAGAGGCCAAGCGGCGCGGCACCCAGAAGACCGTCTTGGAGCGCAAGGCTCCCCCCACTTTTGATGTCATTATCGAGATCCTGGAAGTGGACAAGCTCGCGATCCACCACGATGTTGCCAAGGTGGTGGACAAGATGCTCCGCGGCCAGCAGCCCCGCCCGGAGATCCGTGTCCGCAACACCGGCGGCGTCGTGGAAGTGGTACAGAAGGCCGAGCTTCCCCCGGACCGTCCGGGCGAGCGCACCGGCGGCACCTACGGCATGACCTTCGATCCCGAGCCAATCAGCCCGTCCTACGACGAAGGCAGGGGCCGGGGGATGGGTACGGAGCGTGGGATGGGTTCCGAGCGCAGCGCTGGCTCTGATGTCAAGAGCATCGGCACCAGCGGCAAGACCGTCCATCTCTTCCCCTACGGTGTCTCCCGCTCACGCCTAGAGCGAGCGATGGCGAACCTGCGGGTGCCCGGAGTCGTGGCGCGGGACATGAAAGACGCCGACCTGATTGTCGCGCTCAAGGCCACGTTCCGGCGCGAGCCGTCCAAGATCCACGAGGCACGCAACAAGAACATCCCCACCTTTGTGGTGCGCAGCAACACCTACATCCAGATCGAGAGCGCCCTGCGCGAGGTCTTCGGCCTCCAGCCCACGGTGCTCCCGACGGATGAAGAGGCCGCGATCGCCGAGGCATCGGATGCCATTGAGCATGTCCAAGAGACCGGCGAGGCGGTCGAGCTGGCGCCGCAGAACGCCTATGTCCGCCGCTTGCAGCACCAGCTGGTCGAGCGCGCCGAGCTGGGCAGCGAGTCCATCGGGGTCGAGCCCCGGCGGCGGCTGAAGATCCTCCCCGCGCACCAGCGCTAG
- a CDS encoding 3-keto-disaccharide hydrolase, giving the protein MKVKVLAALAALVLMVPSAMAQKFEKIFDGTTLNGWKLIGGHGPGYVIKDGCIVCPADGGGNLFTEKEYSDFVYRFEFKLTPGANNGIGLRAPYEGDAAYVGMECQVLDDPAPVYAKLEPGQYHGSIYKVLPAKRGALKPTGEWNKEEIRCEGRRITVTLNGKKIVEGDLNAVSDPATLAAHPGMLRPSGHIGFLGHNSEVWFRNLEVKDLSKAPKDNVAPKGFTALFNGKDLKGWKGLLGNPLTRAKLSPEELAAQEKVKTDEALKHWTAKDGVICYDGKNDSLCTVKDYKNFELLVSWKIGPGGDSGIYLRGSPQVQIWDTALTNVGAQVGSGGLYNNQKNPSKPTQVADNPVGEWNEFRILMVGDRVTVYLNNKLVVQSVQMENYWDRKIPIFPTGQIELQHHGNPIFFKNIYVRELP; this is encoded by the coding sequence ATGAAAGTAAAGGTGCTCGCGGCGCTCGCCGCGCTCGTGCTCATGGTGCCCTCGGCCATGGCGCAAAAATTCGAGAAGATCTTTGATGGCACCACCCTCAACGGGTGGAAGCTGATCGGGGGGCATGGGCCTGGCTACGTGATCAAAGACGGCTGCATTGTCTGTCCGGCCGATGGCGGAGGCAACCTCTTCACCGAGAAAGAGTACTCCGATTTTGTCTACCGCTTTGAGTTCAAGCTGACTCCCGGTGCCAACAATGGGATTGGCCTCCGGGCGCCCTACGAAGGCGACGCGGCCTATGTCGGGATGGAGTGCCAGGTGCTCGACGATCCCGCGCCGGTCTACGCCAAGCTGGAGCCCGGGCAGTACCACGGCTCGATCTACAAGGTCCTCCCCGCCAAGCGCGGTGCCCTCAAGCCGACCGGCGAGTGGAACAAAGAGGAGATTCGCTGCGAGGGACGCCGTATCACCGTGACCCTCAACGGCAAGAAGATTGTCGAGGGCGATCTGAACGCAGTCAGCGATCCGGCGACTCTGGCGGCCCATCCGGGGATGCTGCGCCCCAGCGGCCATATTGGCTTTCTGGGCCACAACTCCGAGGTCTGGTTCCGCAACCTGGAGGTCAAGGACCTGAGCAAGGCCCCCAAGGACAATGTCGCTCCCAAGGGCTTTACCGCGCTCTTCAACGGCAAGGACCTCAAGGGCTGGAAGGGCCTGCTGGGCAACCCGCTCACCCGCGCCAAGCTCTCCCCTGAGGAGCTGGCCGCGCAAGAGAAGGTCAAGACCGACGAGGCCCTGAAGCACTGGACCGCAAAAGACGGCGTCATCTGCTACGACGGCAAGAACGATAGCCTCTGCACGGTAAAAGACTACAAGAACTTTGAGCTGCTGGTGAGCTGGAAGATCGGCCCCGGCGGCGACTCCGGCATCTACCTACGCGGCTCACCCCAGGTGCAGATCTGGGACACGGCGCTCACCAATGTCGGCGCCCAAGTCGGCTCGGGCGGACTCTACAACAACCAGAAGAACCCCAGCAAGCCGACGCAAGTGGCGGACAACCCGGTCGGGGAGTGGAATGAGTTCCGCATCCTGATGGTCGGAGACCGTGTCACGGTGTACCTGAACAACAAGCTGGTGGTCCAGAGTGTCCAGATGGAGAACTACTGGGACCGCAAGATTCCGATCTTCCCCACCGGCCAGATCGAGCTCCAGCACCACGGAAACCCGATCTTCTTCAAGAACATCTACGTGCGGGAGCTGCCGTAG
- a CDS encoding redoxin domain-containing protein: MGKPPIKALLLTLAGVWTAAGLGIYSLTRFDRQQNITMLLPRTKAPIFVLPDQTGRLHNLADYDQRSVALVFLPGVSDEVRGELRSLKNEMKRFDKIGVKVFAVAPLERSVAAELHDSESLNFPILLDTGGKIGQQFGVAPGRPYVSYVLGPQAKVLLPIATVQPKEHGTQLVELAACFFDTFASGKNPLIDKPVADATLPKADGTGSESLYGDKKQKATVVLFLSARCPCSGGYDKRNKELADAYASKGVRFVAVNSSADEPDAEIAAHAKAHGFTFPVLRDADHKLADTLNAQVTPEAFVMDAQGVLRYHGRIDDSRDEKAILAHDLRNALDFLLAGQPPKVKSTTPFGCSIARQKL, from the coding sequence ATGGGTAAACCGCCAATCAAAGCCTTGCTCCTCACTCTGGCTGGGGTCTGGACCGCCGCCGGGCTGGGAATCTACTCGCTGACCCGCTTCGACCGCCAGCAGAACATCACGATGCTCCTGCCGCGGACGAAGGCACCGATCTTTGTCTTGCCCGACCAGACCGGACGGCTCCACAACCTCGCGGACTACGACCAGCGCTCGGTGGCCTTGGTCTTCCTGCCGGGCGTCAGCGACGAGGTACGGGGGGAGCTGCGCTCGCTCAAGAACGAGATGAAGCGCTTCGATAAGATCGGGGTGAAGGTCTTTGCGGTCGCGCCCCTGGAGAGGTCGGTCGCGGCCGAGCTCCACGACAGCGAGTCGCTCAACTTCCCGATCCTGCTCGATACGGGCGGCAAGATCGGGCAGCAGTTTGGAGTCGCGCCCGGTCGGCCCTATGTCTCGTATGTCCTCGGGCCTCAGGCCAAGGTGCTCCTGCCCATTGCGACCGTCCAGCCCAAGGAGCACGGGACCCAGCTGGTCGAGCTCGCGGCCTGCTTCTTTGATACGTTTGCGTCGGGCAAGAACCCCCTGATCGACAAGCCAGTGGCGGACGCGACCCTCCCCAAGGCCGATGGCACGGGCTCCGAGAGCCTCTACGGCGATAAAAAACAAAAGGCGACTGTCGTGCTGTTTCTCTCGGCGCGCTGTCCCTGCTCCGGTGGCTACGACAAGCGCAATAAAGAGCTGGCCGATGCCTATGCCTCCAAGGGCGTGCGCTTTGTGGCGGTGAACTCCAGCGCCGACGAGCCCGACGCCGAGATCGCGGCCCATGCCAAGGCCCACGGCTTTACGTTCCCCGTCCTGCGCGATGCCGACCACAAACTCGCCGATACCCTCAATGCCCAGGTCACCCCCGAGGCGTTTGTCATGGACGCACAAGGGGTCCTGCGCTACCACGGCCGCATCGACGATAGCCGCGACGAGAAGGCGATCCTGGCCCACGACCTGCGCAACGCTCTGGACTTTCTCCTCGCCGGTCAGCCGCCCAAGGTCAAGTCCACGACCCCCTTCGGCTGCTCCATCGCCCGCCAGAAGCTCTAG